A single genomic interval of Hemibagrus wyckioides isolate EC202008001 linkage group LG13, SWU_Hwy_1.0, whole genome shotgun sequence harbors:
- the eif2ak1 gene encoding eukaryotic translation initiation factor 2-alpha kinase 1 isoform X4, with protein MAEESSSVRAGWVRGSGRVQLHTQLHTQLRGARARGGRGGGLFELIDSDEDVQFDTSDSDNNREVLMAGGQYPSIQEFASAIPNHLLLGSLLEHLCFVYERDPAQSRMLFKVIGQRLAAMNLLSPLAVSDEFSTVRLQHSRAFAELLHAASSSLFPQNQSYLNVDVSNPVLRTKSGLFQTSRYLTEFEEISPLGKGSYGKVFKVKNKLDGQDYAIKKILIKNVTRNDCMKVLREVKVLSSLQHLNIVGYHTAWMEHVQPAVKNCTPTLLSATPALETLSQTERLDEESNSSTNGSSIVFENSECSKDRKGQSINMQINSSNDVLTSAVAKEQKSQVLSTNFVPCVFLGEPRSVRETCPALCWESSTLSEESYVDMSSQHLAEKHPKEVQFHLMLYIQMQLCERSLKEWIQERNSKTDLTKSTGSLNSFDPQQASRILKKILEGVEYIHSRGIMHRDLKPRNIFLQGHECHVKIGDFGLACTDIVMNENEQLPSSSHVNGNTESSHTTGVGTFVYASPEQLQCSHYDSKSDIYSVGVIAVELFQPFGTEMERVQTLGDLRNGKLPDELCKNSPALSEQIKLLTSLDPTLRPSASQLLQSDLFNSKDMVIHNLQQRITEQEEEIIQLRRQISKLQTSQNGPEKSSL; from the exons ATGGCAGAAGAAAGTTCTAGCGTTAGAGCTGGTTGGGTGAGGGGCAGCGGCAGGGTGCAgctccacacacagctccacaCACAGCTCCGGGGCGCACGCGCgcgtggaggaagaggaggaggattgTTCGAGCTCATAGACAGCGACGAAGACGTCCAGTTTGACA CTTCAGACTCCGATAATAACCGTGAGGTGCTAATGGCCGGAGGACAGTATCCATCCATTCAGGAGTTTGCCTCTGCCATCCCTAACCACCTGCTGCTGGGGTCACTGCTCGAACACTTGTGCTTTGTGTACGAGAGAGACCCTGCTCAGTCTCGCATGCTGTTTAAGG TGATTGGTCAGCGACTAGCAGCAATGAACCTGCTCTCTCCGTTGGCCGTCAGCGAcgagttcagtacagtgagaCTGCAGCACAGCCGGGCCTTCGCTGAGCTCCTGCATGCAGCCAGCTCCTCCCTGTTTCCTCAG AATCAAAGCTACCTAAATGTTGATGTCTCAAACCCAGTGCTAAG AACAAAAAGTGGTCTTTTCCAAACCTCTCGCTACCTCACTGAATTTGAAGAAATCTCACCACTGGGAAAAGGATCATACGGAAAAGTCTTTAAG GTGAAAAACAAGTTGGATGGACAGGATTACGCTATAAAAAAGATCCTGATCAAGAATGTAACAAGGAACGATTGCATGAAG GTTTTACGGGAGGTTAAAGTTCTGTCCAGTCTTCAGCATCTGAACATCGTTGGCTATCACACTGCATGGATGGAGCATGTGCAGCCTGCTGTGAAGA ATTGTACACCAACCCTTCTGTCTGCCACACCAGCTTTAGAAACACTGTCGCAAACAGAAAG ACTTGATGAGGAGAGCAACAGTAGCACCAATGGATCGTCCATTGTTTTTGAAAACTCTGAATGCTCAAAGGACAGAAAAGGACAGTCTATTAACATGCAAATTAATAGCTCAAATGATGTTCTAACATCTGCCGTGGCAAAAGAGCAGAAGAGTCAGGTTCTGTCCACAAACTTTGTCCCGTGTGTGTTCCTGGGAGAGCCACGCTCTGTTAGGGAGACCTGCCCTGCACTTTGCTGGGAAAGTTCAACACTGTCAGAGGAGTCATATGTTGATATGAGCAGTCAGCATTTGGCTGAAAAACATCCAAAGGAG GTTCAGTTCCACTTAATGCTTTACATCCAAATGCAGCTGTGTGAGCGCTCATTAAAAGAGTGGATTCAGGAAAGGAACTCCAAGACAGACCTCACAAAGTCAACAG GTTCCTTGAATTCATTTGACCCTCAACAAGCATCTCGTATCTTAAAGAAAATACTTGAAGGGGTGGAGTATATTCACTCCCGTGGAATTATGCACCGAGACCTGAAG CCAAGGAATATTTTCCTGCAAGGGCATGAGTGCCATGTAAAAATAGGTGACTTTGGATTGGCTTGTACAGATATTGTGATGAATGAAAACGAACAGCTGCCTTCCAGTTCTCATGTAAATGGAAACACAG agtcCTCTCACACTACAGGAGTGGGCACATTTGTTTATGCTTCTCCAGAACAACTGCAGTGCTCTCATTATGACTCAAAG TCTGATATATATAGTGTTGGGGTGATCGCCGTTGAGTTGTTCCAGCCGTTTGGGACAGAGATGGAACGTGTGCAAACACTCGGAGATTTGAGAAATGGGAAGCTTCCAGATGAACTGTGTAAGAACTCGCCAGCCCTGTCTGAGCAAATTAAACTGCTGACCAGCTTGGACCCCACACTGCGACCAAGTGCTTCCCAACTACTGCAAAGTGATCTCTTTAACAGCAAAGACATG GTAATCCATAACTTACAACAGAGGATTACTgagcaagaagaagaaatcattCAACTCAGAAGACAGATCAGTAAGCTACAAACTTCACAAAATGGACCAGAGAAGTCATCACTATAA
- the eif2ak1 gene encoding eukaryotic translation initiation factor 2-alpha kinase 1 isoform X1 — MAEESSSVRAGWVRGSGRVQLHTQLHTQLRGARARGGRGGGLFELIDSDEDVQFDTSDSDNNREVLMAGGQYPSIQEFASAIPNHLLLGSLLEHLCFVYERDPAQSRMLFKVIGQRLAAMNLLSPLAVSDEFSTVRLQHSRAFAELLHAASSSLFPQNQSYLNVDVSNPVLRTKSGLFQTSRYLTEFEEISPLGKGSYGKVFKVKNKLDGQDYAIKKILIKNVTRNDCMKVLREVKVLSSLQHLNIVGYHTAWMEHVQPAVKNCTPTLLSATPALETLSQTERLDEESNSSTNGSSIVFENSECSKDRKGQSINMQINSSNDVLTSAVAKEQKSQVLSTNFVPCVFLGEPRSVRETCPALCWESSTLSEESYVDMSSQHLAEKHPKEVQFHLMLYIQMQLCERSLKEWIQERNSKTDLTKSTGSLNSFDPQQASRILKKILEGVEYIHSRGIMHRDLKPRNIFLQGHECHVKIGDFGLACTDIVMNENEQLPSSSHVNGNTESSHTTGVGTFVYASPEQLQCSHYDSKSDIYSVGVIAVELFQPFGTEMERVQTLGDLRNGKLPDELCKNSPALSEQIKLLTSLDPTLRPSASQLLQSDLFNSKDMLFQNFQLIELETLFQNFQLIELETVIQNFQLIELETVIIIFIIIIIIIIIIIIILENKSELKM; from the exons ATGGCAGAAGAAAGTTCTAGCGTTAGAGCTGGTTGGGTGAGGGGCAGCGGCAGGGTGCAgctccacacacagctccacaCACAGCTCCGGGGCGCACGCGCgcgtggaggaagaggaggaggattgTTCGAGCTCATAGACAGCGACGAAGACGTCCAGTTTGACA CTTCAGACTCCGATAATAACCGTGAGGTGCTAATGGCCGGAGGACAGTATCCATCCATTCAGGAGTTTGCCTCTGCCATCCCTAACCACCTGCTGCTGGGGTCACTGCTCGAACACTTGTGCTTTGTGTACGAGAGAGACCCTGCTCAGTCTCGCATGCTGTTTAAGG TGATTGGTCAGCGACTAGCAGCAATGAACCTGCTCTCTCCGTTGGCCGTCAGCGAcgagttcagtacagtgagaCTGCAGCACAGCCGGGCCTTCGCTGAGCTCCTGCATGCAGCCAGCTCCTCCCTGTTTCCTCAG AATCAAAGCTACCTAAATGTTGATGTCTCAAACCCAGTGCTAAG AACAAAAAGTGGTCTTTTCCAAACCTCTCGCTACCTCACTGAATTTGAAGAAATCTCACCACTGGGAAAAGGATCATACGGAAAAGTCTTTAAG GTGAAAAACAAGTTGGATGGACAGGATTACGCTATAAAAAAGATCCTGATCAAGAATGTAACAAGGAACGATTGCATGAAG GTTTTACGGGAGGTTAAAGTTCTGTCCAGTCTTCAGCATCTGAACATCGTTGGCTATCACACTGCATGGATGGAGCATGTGCAGCCTGCTGTGAAGA ATTGTACACCAACCCTTCTGTCTGCCACACCAGCTTTAGAAACACTGTCGCAAACAGAAAG ACTTGATGAGGAGAGCAACAGTAGCACCAATGGATCGTCCATTGTTTTTGAAAACTCTGAATGCTCAAAGGACAGAAAAGGACAGTCTATTAACATGCAAATTAATAGCTCAAATGATGTTCTAACATCTGCCGTGGCAAAAGAGCAGAAGAGTCAGGTTCTGTCCACAAACTTTGTCCCGTGTGTGTTCCTGGGAGAGCCACGCTCTGTTAGGGAGACCTGCCCTGCACTTTGCTGGGAAAGTTCAACACTGTCAGAGGAGTCATATGTTGATATGAGCAGTCAGCATTTGGCTGAAAAACATCCAAAGGAG GTTCAGTTCCACTTAATGCTTTACATCCAAATGCAGCTGTGTGAGCGCTCATTAAAAGAGTGGATTCAGGAAAGGAACTCCAAGACAGACCTCACAAAGTCAACAG GTTCCTTGAATTCATTTGACCCTCAACAAGCATCTCGTATCTTAAAGAAAATACTTGAAGGGGTGGAGTATATTCACTCCCGTGGAATTATGCACCGAGACCTGAAG CCAAGGAATATTTTCCTGCAAGGGCATGAGTGCCATGTAAAAATAGGTGACTTTGGATTGGCTTGTACAGATATTGTGATGAATGAAAACGAACAGCTGCCTTCCAGTTCTCATGTAAATGGAAACACAG agtcCTCTCACACTACAGGAGTGGGCACATTTGTTTATGCTTCTCCAGAACAACTGCAGTGCTCTCATTATGACTCAAAG TCTGATATATATAGTGTTGGGGTGATCGCCGTTGAGTTGTTCCAGCCGTTTGGGACAGAGATGGAACGTGTGCAAACACTCGGAGATTTGAGAAATGGGAAGCTTCCAGATGAACTGTGTAAGAACTCGCCAGCCCTGTCTGAGCAAATTAAACTGCTGACCAGCTTGGACCCCACACTGCGACCAAGTGCTTCCCAACTACTGCAAAGTGATCTCTTTAACAGCAAAGACATG CTATTCCAGAATTTCCAACTGATTGAACTAGAAACg CTATTCCAGAATTTCCAACTGATTGAACTAGAAACg GTGATCCAGAATTTCCAACTGATTGAACTAGAAAcggtaattattatttttattattattattattattattattattattattattattttagaaaacaaaaGTGAGCTTAAAATGTAG
- the eif2ak1 gene encoding eukaryotic translation initiation factor 2-alpha kinase 1 isoform X3: MAEESSSVRAGWVRGSGRVQLHTQLHTQLRGARARGGRGGGLFELIDSDEDVQFDTSDSDNNREVLMAGGQYPSIQEFASAIPNHLLLGSLLEHLCFVYERDPAQSRMLFKVIGQRLAAMNLLSPLAVSDEFSTVRLQHSRAFAELLHAASSSLFPQNQSYLNVDVSNPVLRTKSGLFQTSRYLTEFEEISPLGKGSYGKVFKVKNKLDGQDYAIKKILIKNVTRNDCMKVLREVKVLSSLQHLNIVGYHTAWMEHVQPAVKNCTPTLLSATPALETLSQTERLDEESNSSTNGSSIVFENSECSKDRKGQSINMQINSSNDVLTSAVAKEQKSQVLSTNFVPCVFLGEPRSVRETCPALCWESSTLSEESYVDMSSQHLAEKHPKEVQFHLMLYIQMQLCERSLKEWIQERNSKTDLTKSTGSLNSFDPQQASRILKKILEGVEYIHSRGIMHRDLKPRNIFLQGHECHVKIGDFGLACTDIVMNENEQLPSSSHVNGNTESSHTTGVGTFVYASPEQLQCSHYDSKSDIYSVGVIAVELFQPFGTEMERVQTLGDLRNGKLPDELCKNSPALSEQIKLLTSLDPTLRPSASQLLQSDLFNSKDMLFQNFQLIELETVIQNFQLIELETVIIIFIIIIIIIIIIIIILENKSELKM, encoded by the exons ATGGCAGAAGAAAGTTCTAGCGTTAGAGCTGGTTGGGTGAGGGGCAGCGGCAGGGTGCAgctccacacacagctccacaCACAGCTCCGGGGCGCACGCGCgcgtggaggaagaggaggaggattgTTCGAGCTCATAGACAGCGACGAAGACGTCCAGTTTGACA CTTCAGACTCCGATAATAACCGTGAGGTGCTAATGGCCGGAGGACAGTATCCATCCATTCAGGAGTTTGCCTCTGCCATCCCTAACCACCTGCTGCTGGGGTCACTGCTCGAACACTTGTGCTTTGTGTACGAGAGAGACCCTGCTCAGTCTCGCATGCTGTTTAAGG TGATTGGTCAGCGACTAGCAGCAATGAACCTGCTCTCTCCGTTGGCCGTCAGCGAcgagttcagtacagtgagaCTGCAGCACAGCCGGGCCTTCGCTGAGCTCCTGCATGCAGCCAGCTCCTCCCTGTTTCCTCAG AATCAAAGCTACCTAAATGTTGATGTCTCAAACCCAGTGCTAAG AACAAAAAGTGGTCTTTTCCAAACCTCTCGCTACCTCACTGAATTTGAAGAAATCTCACCACTGGGAAAAGGATCATACGGAAAAGTCTTTAAG GTGAAAAACAAGTTGGATGGACAGGATTACGCTATAAAAAAGATCCTGATCAAGAATGTAACAAGGAACGATTGCATGAAG GTTTTACGGGAGGTTAAAGTTCTGTCCAGTCTTCAGCATCTGAACATCGTTGGCTATCACACTGCATGGATGGAGCATGTGCAGCCTGCTGTGAAGA ATTGTACACCAACCCTTCTGTCTGCCACACCAGCTTTAGAAACACTGTCGCAAACAGAAAG ACTTGATGAGGAGAGCAACAGTAGCACCAATGGATCGTCCATTGTTTTTGAAAACTCTGAATGCTCAAAGGACAGAAAAGGACAGTCTATTAACATGCAAATTAATAGCTCAAATGATGTTCTAACATCTGCCGTGGCAAAAGAGCAGAAGAGTCAGGTTCTGTCCACAAACTTTGTCCCGTGTGTGTTCCTGGGAGAGCCACGCTCTGTTAGGGAGACCTGCCCTGCACTTTGCTGGGAAAGTTCAACACTGTCAGAGGAGTCATATGTTGATATGAGCAGTCAGCATTTGGCTGAAAAACATCCAAAGGAG GTTCAGTTCCACTTAATGCTTTACATCCAAATGCAGCTGTGTGAGCGCTCATTAAAAGAGTGGATTCAGGAAAGGAACTCCAAGACAGACCTCACAAAGTCAACAG GTTCCTTGAATTCATTTGACCCTCAACAAGCATCTCGTATCTTAAAGAAAATACTTGAAGGGGTGGAGTATATTCACTCCCGTGGAATTATGCACCGAGACCTGAAG CCAAGGAATATTTTCCTGCAAGGGCATGAGTGCCATGTAAAAATAGGTGACTTTGGATTGGCTTGTACAGATATTGTGATGAATGAAAACGAACAGCTGCCTTCCAGTTCTCATGTAAATGGAAACACAG agtcCTCTCACACTACAGGAGTGGGCACATTTGTTTATGCTTCTCCAGAACAACTGCAGTGCTCTCATTATGACTCAAAG TCTGATATATATAGTGTTGGGGTGATCGCCGTTGAGTTGTTCCAGCCGTTTGGGACAGAGATGGAACGTGTGCAAACACTCGGAGATTTGAGAAATGGGAAGCTTCCAGATGAACTGTGTAAGAACTCGCCAGCCCTGTCTGAGCAAATTAAACTGCTGACCAGCTTGGACCCCACACTGCGACCAAGTGCTTCCCAACTACTGCAAAGTGATCTCTTTAACAGCAAAGACATG CTATTCCAGAATTTCCAACTGATTGAACTAGAAACg GTGATCCAGAATTTCCAACTGATTGAACTAGAAAcggtaattattatttttattattattattattattattattattattattattattttagaaaacaaaaGTGAGCTTAAAATGTAG
- the eif2ak1 gene encoding eukaryotic translation initiation factor 2-alpha kinase 1 isoform X2, giving the protein MFHADKRLTVPALLIAVQWSCSIGLQKLNVNGAEAEMDSEQRDIAGLIAKFIAAASDSDNNREVLMAGGQYPSIQEFASAIPNHLLLGSLLEHLCFVYERDPAQSRMLFKVIGQRLAAMNLLSPLAVSDEFSTVRLQHSRAFAELLHAASSSLFPQNQSYLNVDVSNPVLRTKSGLFQTSRYLTEFEEISPLGKGSYGKVFKVKNKLDGQDYAIKKILIKNVTRNDCMKVLREVKVLSSLQHLNIVGYHTAWMEHVQPAVKNCTPTLLSATPALETLSQTERLDEESNSSTNGSSIVFENSECSKDRKGQSINMQINSSNDVLTSAVAKEQKSQVLSTNFVPCVFLGEPRSVRETCPALCWESSTLSEESYVDMSSQHLAEKHPKEVQFHLMLYIQMQLCERSLKEWIQERNSKTDLTKSTGSLNSFDPQQASRILKKILEGVEYIHSRGIMHRDLKPRNIFLQGHECHVKIGDFGLACTDIVMNENEQLPSSSHVNGNTESSHTTGVGTFVYASPEQLQCSHYDSKSDIYSVGVIAVELFQPFGTEMERVQTLGDLRNGKLPDELCKNSPALSEQIKLLTSLDPTLRPSASQLLQSDLFNSKDMLFQNFQLIELETLFQNFQLIELETVIQNFQLIELETVIIIFIIIIIIIIIIIIILENKSELKM; this is encoded by the exons atgtttcatgctgataagcGTTTGACCGTCCCTGCCCTGCTCATAGCTGTGCAGTGGAGTTGTAGCATCGGGTTGCAAAAGCTTAATGTGAATGGAGCAGAAGCTGAAATGGATTCAGAGCAAAGAGACATTGCGGGTTTGATAGCCAAGTTTATCGCTGCAG CTTCAGACTCCGATAATAACCGTGAGGTGCTAATGGCCGGAGGACAGTATCCATCCATTCAGGAGTTTGCCTCTGCCATCCCTAACCACCTGCTGCTGGGGTCACTGCTCGAACACTTGTGCTTTGTGTACGAGAGAGACCCTGCTCAGTCTCGCATGCTGTTTAAGG TGATTGGTCAGCGACTAGCAGCAATGAACCTGCTCTCTCCGTTGGCCGTCAGCGAcgagttcagtacagtgagaCTGCAGCACAGCCGGGCCTTCGCTGAGCTCCTGCATGCAGCCAGCTCCTCCCTGTTTCCTCAG AATCAAAGCTACCTAAATGTTGATGTCTCAAACCCAGTGCTAAG AACAAAAAGTGGTCTTTTCCAAACCTCTCGCTACCTCACTGAATTTGAAGAAATCTCACCACTGGGAAAAGGATCATACGGAAAAGTCTTTAAG GTGAAAAACAAGTTGGATGGACAGGATTACGCTATAAAAAAGATCCTGATCAAGAATGTAACAAGGAACGATTGCATGAAG GTTTTACGGGAGGTTAAAGTTCTGTCCAGTCTTCAGCATCTGAACATCGTTGGCTATCACACTGCATGGATGGAGCATGTGCAGCCTGCTGTGAAGA ATTGTACACCAACCCTTCTGTCTGCCACACCAGCTTTAGAAACACTGTCGCAAACAGAAAG ACTTGATGAGGAGAGCAACAGTAGCACCAATGGATCGTCCATTGTTTTTGAAAACTCTGAATGCTCAAAGGACAGAAAAGGACAGTCTATTAACATGCAAATTAATAGCTCAAATGATGTTCTAACATCTGCCGTGGCAAAAGAGCAGAAGAGTCAGGTTCTGTCCACAAACTTTGTCCCGTGTGTGTTCCTGGGAGAGCCACGCTCTGTTAGGGAGACCTGCCCTGCACTTTGCTGGGAAAGTTCAACACTGTCAGAGGAGTCATATGTTGATATGAGCAGTCAGCATTTGGCTGAAAAACATCCAAAGGAG GTTCAGTTCCACTTAATGCTTTACATCCAAATGCAGCTGTGTGAGCGCTCATTAAAAGAGTGGATTCAGGAAAGGAACTCCAAGACAGACCTCACAAAGTCAACAG GTTCCTTGAATTCATTTGACCCTCAACAAGCATCTCGTATCTTAAAGAAAATACTTGAAGGGGTGGAGTATATTCACTCCCGTGGAATTATGCACCGAGACCTGAAG CCAAGGAATATTTTCCTGCAAGGGCATGAGTGCCATGTAAAAATAGGTGACTTTGGATTGGCTTGTACAGATATTGTGATGAATGAAAACGAACAGCTGCCTTCCAGTTCTCATGTAAATGGAAACACAG agtcCTCTCACACTACAGGAGTGGGCACATTTGTTTATGCTTCTCCAGAACAACTGCAGTGCTCTCATTATGACTCAAAG TCTGATATATATAGTGTTGGGGTGATCGCCGTTGAGTTGTTCCAGCCGTTTGGGACAGAGATGGAACGTGTGCAAACACTCGGAGATTTGAGAAATGGGAAGCTTCCAGATGAACTGTGTAAGAACTCGCCAGCCCTGTCTGAGCAAATTAAACTGCTGACCAGCTTGGACCCCACACTGCGACCAAGTGCTTCCCAACTACTGCAAAGTGATCTCTTTAACAGCAAAGACATG CTATTCCAGAATTTCCAACTGATTGAACTAGAAACg CTATTCCAGAATTTCCAACTGATTGAACTAGAAACg GTGATCCAGAATTTCCAACTGATTGAACTAGAAAcggtaattattatttttattattattattattattattattattattattattattttagaaaacaaaaGTGAGCTTAAAATGTAG